The Micromonospora sp. Llam0 genome includes a window with the following:
- a CDS encoding EcsC family protein, producing the protein MIGDSLTPAPPPQYRNVQPTFSGNRVGGSRLSTSIASRIAYSYGYDAKDPSEQAFIERLVHRSFMAQAAKVGPLRDTARAASALKGRVNWSAKLRADHRLVIALEKLLQHLGPAGARVPVQNVAKAVPVVGVLIGAGVNSTVLGGVAADAQRYCQTRFLCDKYGLPMPTALATYQTETDAL; encoded by the coding sequence GTGATCGGCGACTCCCTCACGCCCGCCCCACCACCCCAATACAGAAATGTTCAACCAACATTTAGCGGCAACCGCGTCGGTGGATCGAGGCTGAGTACCTCGATCGCGTCGCGCATCGCGTACTCCTACGGCTACGACGCCAAAGACCCCTCGGAGCAAGCTTTTATCGAACGCCTGGTGCACCGGTCCTTCATGGCACAGGCGGCCAAGGTGGGGCCGCTGCGCGACACCGCACGAGCGGCCAGCGCTCTGAAGGGACGCGTGAATTGGTCAGCCAAGCTCCGCGCGGACCATCGCCTCGTGATCGCCCTTGAGAAGTTGCTGCAGCATTTGGGTCCGGCTGGTGCCAGGGTCCCAGTTCAAAACGTCGCCAAGGCCGTGCCCGTCGTGGGCGTCCTCATCGGTGCAGGGGTGAATTCCACAGTCCTCGGCGGCGTGGCCGCCGATGCCCAGCGGTACTGCCAAACCCGTTTCCTGTGTGACAAGTATGGACTGCCGATGCCGACCGCACTGGCCACCTATCAGACCGAGACCGACGCCCTGTAA